GGCGCGCCGATCGGCGTGGGCGGGGTGGACTTCGAGGCGGTCGAGCTGGACGCCCCCGCCGGGGCGACGCTGCTGCTCTACACCGACGGCCTCGTGGAGTCCCGGCTGCGCGACGTCTGGACCGGCATCGAGCAGCTGCGCGAGCGGCTCGCCGCGACCGCGCAGCTGACCGGGCCGGACCACTCGCCGCCGCTGGAGGCGCTCTGCGACGACGTGCTCGACATGCTCGGCCCGGGCGACCGGGACGACGACATCGCGCTGCTCGCCGCCCGGTTCGACGGGATCGCGCCGAGCGATGTCGCGTACTGGTTCCTGGAGCCGGAGGACGCGGCCCCGGGCCGGGCCCGCCGGCTGGCCCGGCGGGCGCTGGCCCGCTGGGACCTGGAGGAGCTGACGGACTCGGTCGAGCTGCTGGTCAGCGAGGTCGTCACGAACGCGGTCCGGTACGCGGAGCGGCCCGTGACGCTGCGGCTGCTGCGGACGAACGTGCTGCGCTGCGAGGTCGGCGACGACTCGCCGCAGCTGCCGCGGCAGCGCAGGGCCCGGGACACCGACGAGGGCGGCCGCGGGCTGTTCCTGGTGAACCGGCTGGCCCGGCGGTGGGGCGCGACGCGGCTGTCCGGCGGCAAGGTGGTCTGGTTCGAGCTGCCGACGCGCTGAGCGTCCGGCGCCGCACACGCCGCACACGACAAGGGCTGCGGCCCGGACCCTGAGAGGGGTCCGGGCCGCGGCCCTTCTTCGTCGGTCGTTCCCGGGCCGTCGCTACGGGATGGTGTCCGAGACCACCTCGTCGCCCGGGTCCGGCGGGCTCGTCGGCCCCGTCGGCCGGCCGGTCCGGGTGCGGGTGGGCAGCGGGTCCGGGTCCTGCGTGGACGGGTCGGACGGCGGCGGCGGGGCCGGGCTCTCCGTGTCCGCGGGCGGCGTCGGGTCCGGGGTCTCCGTCTCGGCCGGCGGGGTCGGGTCCGGGCTCTCGGAGGTCTCGGACCGGGTCGGGACCGGCTCGACGACCGCGTTGTCCCCGAGCTCCAGGTCGAACCGCTCGTCGGAGCCGCCGCCCAGCGCCTTGGTGGTGTAGGCGTTCCAGATCAGCGCGGGCGTCCGCCCGCCGTTGGCGCGGCCCTCGTTGATGGTGTCGGTCAGGGTGACCTGGCCGGTGCCGTCCGGCTTCTCGCCGAACAGGCCGACCGCGGTGACCAGTTCGGGGGTGTAACCGACGAACCAGGCGGAGCGGTTGTTCTCCGAGGTGCCGGTCTTGCCCGCGGCGTCGTAGTCGCCGGCGGCGCGGAAGCCGGAGCCGGACTTGACCACGCCGGTCATCGCCTTCGTGACGGTGTCGGCCGTCTCGCGGCTGACCACCTGCTCGCCGCCCGACTTCACCGGCTGCACCTGGCGGTCCTTGTGCGTGGCCGACTTCACGATGGACGGGGTGACCTTCTTGCCGTGGTTGTCGAGCGTCGCGTAGACGCCCGCCATGTCCCAGGTGGAGGCGCCCATGGTGCCGAGCGACATCGCCGGGTGCTCGCCGAAGTCCTTGCCGTCCTTCATACCGAGGTCGAGGGCGGTCTTCTTCACGTTGCCCATGCCGACGTCCACGATCATCTGGGCGTAGACCGAGTTGATGGACTTGTTGGTGGCCGTCTGCACGTTCACCATGCCGTGGTCCCGGTCGTCCTCGTTCTCCGGGGCGAACCGCTCGTCGCTGCCCTCGACGGGCCGCTTGCTGGTGCCGTCGTAGACGGTGCCCAGGCCGATCTTGCGGCCGTCCTGGGTCTCGGCGCCGTTCTCCAGGGCGGAGGCGAGGACGATCGGCTTGAAGGTCGAGGCGGGCTGGTAGTCGCGGCGGGTGGCGTTCGACATCCAGTGCTCGGTGGCGCCGACGCCGCCGTACAGGGCGACGACCGCGCCGGTCTTCGGGTCGACGGAGGTCGCACCGGCCTGGACGACCGCCTGGCTCTTGTCGCCCTTGCGGTCGATCTTGTCCTCGAGCTGCTGGTCGACGGCCTTGACCAGAGACTTCTGCTTCTTCTCGTCGATGTTGAGGGTGATCGTCCAGCCGCCGGCCTTCAGGTCCTCCTCGTTGACGCCCTGGCGGATCAGCTCCGCGTTGGCGGCCTCGACGATGTAGCCGGTCTGGCCCTCCATCCCGGGGGCGGCCTTGGGGGCCTTGGGGACCGGGAAGGTCAGCGCGGCGCGCTCCTCGGCGGGGAGCCAGCCCTCCTCGACCATGTTGTTCAGGGTGTAGTTCCAGCGCTCCTGCACGAGGCGGCGGCCGGTCTCGGTGGCGGAGGTCCAGTCGTACTGGCTGGGGGCCTGGAGCACCGAGGCGAGGTACGCGCCCTGGGCGACGGTCAGCTTCTCGGCGTCCACGCCGTAGTACGCCTGGGCGGCGGCCTGGATGCCGTAGGCGTTGCGACCGTAGTAGCTGGTGTTGATGTACCCCGCGAGGATCTCGTTCTTGGTCATGCGCTGGTCGACCTTGAGGGCGATGACCAGTTCCTTGAGCTTGCGGGTGACGGTCTGGCTCTGGTCCAGGTAGTAGTTCTTGACGTACTGCTGGGTGATCGTCGAACCGCCCTGCTTGCCCTTGCCGGTGAGCGTGGTGAGCGCGGCGCGGGTGGTGCCCTTGATGTCGACGCCGTTGTCCTTGTAGAAGCTCTTGTTCTCCGCGGCGACGAAGGCGCGCTGGACCGGCAGCGGGATCTTCTCCAGACCCACGATCTCCCGGTTGACCTTGCCGTCCCGGGCGAGGACCTTGCCGTTGCTGTACTTGTACACGTTGCTCTGCATGGTCGCCTCGGCGTTGGCGTTCGCCGGGACCGGGACCATCAGGTAGATCGCGTACAGGGCGCCCATCCCCAGCAGGCAGGCCACGAGGAAGGTGCCCAGCAGCTTCCGCCAGGTGAAGAGACGGCGTATGCCGCCGCCGCCCTGCGACGCCGCCCGTCGCGTGTTGGCTCGGCCCATCGCTTCGTTGCTCCGCTCGTCGTGTCGTAGGTCCGCTTCGGATTCAGGATCGGGATCAGCTGAAGAAGCTAACACCGCCACCTATGACAAAGGGCAACCGATCCGGTCTTTTCCGGACGTGAGAATCAGCACCCACTCCTGTGGGAACCGACGCGCGGAACGCCCGAAGGGTTGCGCCCGGCGCCCGGCACATCACCCGTTCGAGCCGTCGAGCGCCCCGGGACGGGCAGCTATACACGCCGCGTATACACTCCGTGTAGAGTGACGCTCATGTCCATCGGTCACACCCTTCTCGGGCTCCTCGAATCCGGCCCCCGCCACGGCTACGACCTCAAGCGCGCGTTCGACGAGAGATTCGGCCACGACCGGCCGCTGCACTACGGGCAGGTCTACTCGACCATGTCCCGGCTCCTGAAGAACGGCCTCGTCGAGGTCGAGGCGATCGAGCCCGGCGAGGGCCCCGAGCGCAAGCGGTACGCCATCACCGAGGCCGGGATCACCGACGTCGAGCAGTGGCTGAGGCAGCCGGAGAAGCCGGAGCCGTACCTCCAGTCCGTGCTGTACACCAAGGTCGTCCTCGCCCTGCTCACCGGCCGCGGCGCGGCTGAGCTGCTCGACGCCCAGCGGGCCGAGCATCTGCGGCTGATGCGCGAGCTCACCCGGCGCAAGCAGGCCGGCGACCTCGCCGACCAGCTCATCTGCGACCACGCCCTGTTCCACCTCGAAGCCGATCTCCGCTGGCTGGAACTCACCGCGGCCCGGCTCGACGCGCTCGCAGCGGAGGTCCGCCGGTGACCGCCGCACCCCTCCTGCGCGCCACCGGGCTCGACAAGGCGTACGGGCCCACGCCCGCCCTCGCCGGCGCGGACTTCGCGATCCGGGCCGGCGAGGTCGTCGCCGTCATGGGCCCCTCCGGCTCCGGCAAGTCCACGCTGCTGCACTGCCTGGCCGGGATCGTCCGCCCCGACGCGGGGACGATCCTTTACGACGGGCGGGAGCTGACCGCCCTGTCGGACGCCGCGCGCAGCGCCCTGCGCCGTACCGACTTCGGCTTCGTCTTCCAGTTCGGCCAGCTCGTCCCCGAGCTGACCTGCGTGGAGAACGTGGCCCTGCCGCTGCGTCTGAACGGCGAGCGGCGCAAGGCCGCCGAGGCCCGGGCCACCGAGTGGCTGGACCGCCTGGAGGTCGGGGACATCGCGAGGAAGCGCCCCGGTGAGATATCCGGCGGCCAGGGCCAGCGCGTCGCGGTCGCCCGCGCCCTCGTCACCGCCCCGCGCGTGCTGTTCGCCGACGAGCCGACCGGCGCGCTGGACTCCCTCAACGGCGAGCGGGTCATGCGGCTGCTCACCGAGGCCGCCCGGGACACCGGCGCCGCGGTCGTCCTCGTCACCCACGAGCCTCGGGTCGCGGCCTACTCCGACCGCGAGGTCGTCGTCCGCGACGGCCGGGTCCGGGACACGGAGTGGGCGGCATGAACCTCCGCGTCTGGGCCCGCGACCTGGCCCTCGGCGCCCGGTTCGCCGCCGCCGGAGGCCCCTCCGGCCTCCTCCGCACCCTCCTGACCGCGACCGGCGTCGGCTTCGGCGTGGCCCTGCTGCTGCTCGCCGCCTCCCTGCCGAACATGCTCTTCGAGCGGGAGGTGCGGGAGTCGGAGCGCTCCGTCGACGGCAGCGAGCAGGTCACCTCCCCCCGGCCCGACTCCTTTCTCCACCTCGGGCAGACCACCGAGTACCGCGACGTCGTCGTCACCGGCCTCCTGCTGCGCCCGGAGGGCGACGCCCCGCCGCTGCCTCCCGGCGCCGCGCGGTTCCCGGCGAGCGGCGAGATGCTGGTCTCCCCCGCGCTGCGCGAACTGCTCGACTCCCCCGAGGGCGCGCTGCTCGCCGAGCGGCTCCCCTACAAGATCGTCGGCACGATCGGGCCGGCCGGACTCATCGGCCCGGCCGAACTGCGCTACGTCGCCCACGTCGACTTCCTCACCACCGACACCTACGACGGGCGCGGCACGCGCTACGGCTGGTCGGTACCCGAGGAGCCGCTGAACGCCTTCCTGCTCCTGCTCGTCGTCGTCGCCTGTGTCGTCCTGCTCCTGCCGGTGCTCATCTTCGTCGCGGCCGCCGTCCGCTTCGGCGGCGAGCAGCGCGACCGGCGCCTCGCGGCGCTCCGGCTCGTCGGCGCGGACACCGCGGCGACCCGCCGGATCGCCGCCGGCGAATCCCTGGTGGGCGCCCTGCTCGGGCTGCTCGTGGGCCTCGGGATCTTCGCCGTGGCCCGGCAGTTCTCCGGGTCCTTCACCCTCTGGGACGTCAACGCCTACCCGTCCGACGTCGTGCCGATGCCCGCGCTCGCCGCGCTCGTCCTCGTCGCGGTCCCGGCCGCCTCGGTCGTGGTCACCCTGTTCGCGCTGCGCGGGGTGGCGATCGAGCCGCTCGGGGTGGTCCGGACCGCCACGCCG
This sequence is a window from Streptomyces sp. HUAS YS2. Protein-coding genes within it:
- a CDS encoding ABC transporter ATP-binding protein, with the translated sequence MTAAPLLRATGLDKAYGPTPALAGADFAIRAGEVVAVMGPSGSGKSTLLHCLAGIVRPDAGTILYDGRELTALSDAARSALRRTDFGFVFQFGQLVPELTCVENVALPLRLNGERRKAAEARATEWLDRLEVGDIARKRPGEISGGQGQRVAVARALVTAPRVLFADEPTGALDSLNGERVMRLLTEAARDTGAAVVLVTHEPRVAAYSDREVVVRDGRVRDTEWAA
- a CDS encoding PadR family transcriptional regulator, with the protein product MSIGHTLLGLLESGPRHGYDLKRAFDERFGHDRPLHYGQVYSTMSRLLKNGLVEVEAIEPGEGPERKRYAITEAGITDVEQWLRQPEKPEPYLQSVLYTKVVLALLTGRGAAELLDAQRAEHLRLMRELTRRKQAGDLADQLICDHALFHLEADLRWLELTAARLDALAAEVRR
- a CDS encoding transglycosylase domain-containing protein produces the protein MGRANTRRAASQGGGGIRRLFTWRKLLGTFLVACLLGMGALYAIYLMVPVPANANAEATMQSNVYKYSNGKVLARDGKVNREIVGLEKIPLPVQRAFVAAENKSFYKDNGVDIKGTTRAALTTLTGKGKQGGSTITQQYVKNYYLDQSQTVTRKLKELVIALKVDQRMTKNEILAGYINTSYYGRNAYGIQAAAQAYYGVDAEKLTVAQGAYLASVLQAPSQYDWTSATETGRRLVQERWNYTLNNMVEEGWLPAEERAALTFPVPKAPKAAPGMEGQTGYIVEAANAELIRQGVNEEDLKAGGWTITLNIDEKKQKSLVKAVDQQLEDKIDRKGDKSQAVVQAGATSVDPKTGAVVALYGGVGATEHWMSNATRRDYQPASTFKPIVLASALENGAETQDGRKIGLGTVYDGTSKRPVEGSDERFAPENEDDRDHGMVNVQTATNKSINSVYAQMIVDVGMGNVKKTALDLGMKDGKDFGEHPAMSLGTMGASTWDMAGVYATLDNHGKKVTPSIVKSATHKDRQVQPVKSGGEQVVSRETADTVTKAMTGVVKSGSGFRAAGDYDAAGKTGTSENNRSAWFVGYTPELVTAVGLFGEKPDGTGQVTLTDTINEGRANGGRTPALIWNAYTTKALGGGSDERFDLELGDNAVVEPVPTRSETSESPDPTPPAETETPDPTPPADTESPAPPPPSDPSTQDPDPLPTRTRTGRPTGPTSPPDPGDEVVSDTIP